Proteins encoded within one genomic window of Prochlorococcus marinus str. MIT 9515:
- the nusA gene encoding transcription termination factor NusA, giving the protein MALVILPGLNNLIEDISEEKKLPPHVVESALREALLKGYEKYRRTFYIGVKEDPFDEEYFSNFDVGFDLDEEGYRILSSKIIVEEVESEDHQISLNEVKQVADDAQIGDTVVLDVTPEKEDFGRMAASTTKQVLAQKLRDQQRKMIQEEFADLEDPVLTARVIRFERQSVIMGVSSGIGRPEVEAELPKRDQLPNDNYRANATFKVFLKEVSEIARKGPQLFVSRANAGLVVYLFENEVPEIQEGTVKIVAVSREANPPSRAVGPRTKVAVDSIEREVDPVGACIGARGARIQQVVNELRGEKIDVIKWSADPIEYILNSLSPAKVDLVRLVDPEGQHAHVLVPPDQLSLAIGREGQNVRLAARLTGWKIDVKNSHEYNQEAEDAAVAELIVQREEEEHLQREAEQRLEAEQAERAAEDARLRELYPLPEDDEEYGSESYEEENLSENSQLENMNPDEIISTEEKAR; this is encoded by the coding sequence ATGGCATTAGTAATTCTCCCAGGATTGAACAATCTAATTGAAGACATTAGTGAGGAAAAAAAATTACCTCCTCACGTTGTGGAATCAGCTTTGCGTGAAGCCTTACTTAAAGGTTACGAAAAATACAGAAGAACCTTCTACATTGGAGTAAAAGAAGATCCATTTGATGAAGAGTATTTTAGTAATTTTGATGTTGGATTTGATTTAGATGAAGAAGGTTATCGAATTTTATCAAGTAAAATAATTGTAGAAGAGGTTGAAAGCGAAGATCATCAGATATCTCTTAATGAAGTAAAACAAGTCGCGGACGATGCTCAAATAGGTGATACTGTCGTTTTAGATGTTACTCCCGAAAAGGAAGATTTTGGCAGAATGGCTGCCTCAACCACGAAGCAAGTATTAGCTCAAAAGTTGAGAGATCAGCAAAGAAAGATGATTCAAGAAGAATTCGCAGATTTAGAGGATCCCGTTTTAACAGCAAGAGTTATAAGATTTGAAAGACAATCAGTAATTATGGGTGTCAGCTCAGGAATTGGGAGACCAGAAGTAGAAGCAGAACTGCCTAAAAGGGATCAATTGCCTAATGATAACTATAGAGCTAACGCAACATTCAAAGTATTTCTTAAAGAGGTTAGTGAAATTGCGAGAAAAGGGCCTCAACTTTTTGTAAGCAGAGCCAATGCTGGTTTAGTAGTTTATTTATTTGAAAATGAGGTCCCAGAAATTCAGGAAGGTACAGTTAAAATTGTAGCTGTATCGCGAGAAGCAAACCCTCCTTCAAGAGCTGTCGGCCCAAGAACAAAAGTTGCAGTTGATAGTATTGAAAGAGAAGTTGATCCCGTCGGTGCTTGCATTGGAGCAAGAGGAGCAAGAATTCAACAAGTCGTTAATGAATTAAGAGGGGAGAAAATTGATGTTATTAAGTGGTCAGCTGATCCTATCGAATATATATTAAATTCTTTGAGTCCAGCTAAAGTAGACCTTGTTAGACTCGTAGACCCAGAAGGACAACATGCTCATGTTTTAGTTCCTCCTGATCAATTAAGTCTTGCGATAGGAAGAGAAGGTCAAAATGTGCGTCTTGCAGCAAGATTAACTGGTTGGAAAATAGACGTTAAAAACTCCCATGAATATAATCAAGAAGCGGAAGACGCTGCGGTTGCAGAATTAATTGTTCAAAGAGAGGAAGAGGAGCATCTACAAAGAGAAGCTGAACAGCGATTGGAGGCAGAGCAAGCAGAAAGAGCAGCAGAAGATGCAAGATTGAGGGAACTTTATCCTCTACCTGAAGATGATGAAGAATATGGGAGTGAATCATACGAAGAAGAAAATCTTTCCGAAAATAGCCAATTGGAAAATATGAACCCTGATGAAATAATATCTACAGAGGAGAAAGCACGGTGA
- a CDS encoding YlxR family protein, whose translation MTQKTPVMRKCISCRTTYDRNNLLRITKDHKLGIMLNQGMGRSAYVCKSKKCYTDSKLQKKLQKALKSVLNPDFFDIFEREIANYQ comes from the coding sequence GTGACACAAAAAACTCCTGTGATGCGTAAGTGTATTTCCTGCAGGACAACTTATGATAGAAATAATCTGTTGAGGATTACTAAAGATCATAAATTAGGAATAATGTTAAACCAAGGCATGGGTCGATCTGCTTACGTTTGTAAATCAAAAAAGTGTTACACAGATTCTAAACTTCAAAAAAAGCTTCAAAAAGCTTTAAAAAGCGTTTTAAATCCTGATTTTTTTGATATTTTTGAGAGGGAAATTGCAAACTATCAATAA